From Butyricimonas paravirosa, one genomic window encodes:
- a CDS encoding leucine-rich repeat protein, producing MYKWIIACCLLLLACKKEEEPSVLAPRISLNEVTEITRNTARISAEIELRGEGTVTSCKFLYGTSEDMAEALQQEAEGVEGNVETCLTGLQAGTSYYYCLEISNGHSVVRSDIGHFQTLPNTLPVLGDLVMIYKGPFSAAFQCTLVDDGGEALTTLAFTYREKGTENGKLVEVPLGDEGVFTGKLQGLEMGTTYIVSAYAVNSIGETYSTPVEFTTSEAVYNSVPGMLPEIMGNQKYNLASLTLSGFLNGTDIRLLREMLGWDIEGHETPGQLVEMDLSEAKIVEGGSSYYGSRYARRDTLDYGMFLRCSQLQRIVLPHSLKVIEKDAFKGCSGLISMTIPDSLVVYKTSSGCSALQELSVSPLNTTFSSIDGVLYNKDASILIHYPEGKTAEEFTFPSSVRKIGVAAFQNCLLDSIIIPVSVEELGEQVFRGSRLKKIVISDGVYTIPEAAFKECAELKELVLGKEISALFDYCLDGCNLQELYLMATYPPVCYSSTFTGAGDIFNVCTLYVPSGRKPIYRQAKGWGNFLRINEQ from the coding sequence ATGTACAAATGGATCATTGCGTGCTGTTTACTATTACTTGCTTGTAAAAAGGAAGAGGAACCTTCTGTGCTGGCTCCCCGTATCTCGTTGAATGAGGTGACTGAGATTACTCGTAACACGGCGAGAATCTCCGCGGAGATTGAATTGCGGGGAGAGGGAACGGTTACCTCGTGTAAATTCCTGTACGGGACATCCGAGGATATGGCGGAAGCGCTTCAACAGGAGGCTGAAGGGGTAGAGGGAAACGTGGAGACTTGCCTCACGGGTTTACAAGCTGGGACATCGTATTATTATTGCTTGGAAATATCAAATGGTCATAGCGTCGTGCGAAGTGACATTGGACATTTCCAGACCTTACCCAACACGTTACCCGTTCTGGGCGATCTGGTCATGATATACAAGGGGCCTTTTAGCGCGGCATTCCAATGTACCTTGGTGGATGATGGTGGGGAAGCCTTGACAACTCTGGCGTTTACGTATCGGGAGAAGGGTACGGAAAACGGGAAATTGGTTGAGGTACCATTGGGTGATGAGGGTGTTTTCACAGGAAAACTGCAAGGGTTGGAGATGGGAACCACTTATATCGTGAGTGCATACGCCGTGAATTCGATCGGGGAAACTTACTCTACGCCCGTGGAATTTACGACTAGCGAGGCCGTTTACAATTCCGTTCCCGGTATGTTGCCGGAAATCATGGGGAATCAAAAGTACAACCTTGCTTCCTTAACCCTTTCCGGTTTCTTGAACGGAACGGATATTCGTTTGTTGCGTGAAATGCTGGGATGGGACATTGAGGGGCATGAAACTCCGGGGCAATTAGTGGAGATGGATCTCTCCGAGGCAAAGATCGTGGAGGGTGGAAGTAGCTATTACGGGTCCCGATATGCTCGTCGGGACACGCTGGACTACGGGATGTTTCTTCGATGCAGTCAATTGCAGCGAATCGTCTTGCCTCACAGCTTGAAAGTAATCGAGAAAGATGCATTCAAAGGATGTTCCGGTTTGATCTCCATGACAATACCCGATAGTCTAGTTGTTTACAAAACTTCAAGTGGTTGCAGTGCTTTGCAGGAATTATCCGTTTCTCCTTTGAATACCACCTTTTCAAGTATTGATGGCGTGTTATATAATAAAGATGCGAGTATCTTGATCCATTACCCGGAAGGAAAAACGGCCGAGGAATTCACGTTCCCCTCTTCCGTTCGGAAGATCGGGGTGGCGGCTTTCCAGAATTGTTTGTTGGATTCCATCATTATCCCCGTATCGGTGGAGGAACTGGGCGAACAGGTATTCCGGGGTTCGAGATTAAAAAAGATCGTTATTTCCGATGGAGTTTATACTATTCCGGAGGCAGCTTTTAAAGAGTGTGCCGAATTGAAAGAGCTGGTGCTGGGAAAAGAGATTTCGGCATTGTTTGACTATTGTCTTGATGGTTGTAATTTGCAGGAGCTTTACCTAATGGCAACTTACCCGCCTGTTTGTTACTCGTCGACGTTTACCGGGGCAGGGGATATTTTCAATGTATGTACTCTTTATGTGCCTTCCGGACGTAAACCGATTTACCGGCAGGCGAAAGGATGGGGAAACTTCCTGCGGATTAATGAACAGTGA
- a CDS encoding WG repeat-containing protein has product MRNIIFLFALIYVCVSCEKKRVEINGFPVKILHGDSSFGIITPDGNVLIDSLFSDKPSTVVNQVCVLPCGNEMFRLCDISKVPMTTSSRRFIQVGNFIEDVTIAQEEKEGPFILINKSSENIAVIDSYRGVPVRVMHNFRDGLALAYTGNQKYGYVNTRGEWVIAPEYDFACDFSEGMALVGMADREGRIAYEVIDKEGQNVFPVMLTNCRLQGVFSCGLLVYKDLRQHYCACLDKKGKTVLYLPAEIQEMTEFRHDVAFCLTRNGIGVVDKAGKMIVPADYDDGEFINPERLALKSKEKWALFDFKGNRVTPFIYDKIYSWSHANCVFVHQDSVDLLIDETGKTVSTAYPFELDWQSLETTSPVVQFFYRYPLPETVEVPEPENTILPAKKLSLPRKERIQAIDTASPFYQEAQKVLKNGFSETDSENRRVILNYMEHFRMSYETKDIDFLEQLFSEKALIIVGTVVKQLPQEGHYLPADQIRYNIKTKQQYLDRLRRIFKANKKIEVRYSDFLIRRHPTRPGIYGVSVRQAYSSDLYSDEGYLFLLWDFSDETAPKIHVRTWQPRRIDDQTLLPERDIIHLGSFNFE; this is encoded by the coding sequence ATGAGAAATATTATTTTTCTATTTGCACTAATATACGTGTGTGTCTCCTGTGAGAAAAAGCGGGTGGAAATAAATGGTTTTCCCGTGAAAATTCTTCATGGAGACTCTTCTTTCGGGATCATTACGCCCGATGGGAACGTGCTGATAGATTCTTTATTTTCTGATAAGCCTTCCACAGTTGTAAATCAAGTGTGCGTTCTTCCCTGTGGGAATGAAATGTTCCGGTTGTGTGATATTTCAAAAGTTCCGATGACAACAAGTTCCCGGCGTTTTATCCAAGTGGGAAACTTTATAGAGGACGTAACCATTGCCCAAGAAGAAAAGGAAGGTCCTTTCATTTTAATCAATAAATCGAGTGAGAACATTGCGGTAATAGATTCCTACCGGGGAGTACCCGTTCGGGTGATGCATAATTTTAGAGATGGCCTTGCTCTGGCTTATACCGGAAATCAAAAATATGGCTACGTGAATACCCGTGGCGAATGGGTTATTGCCCCTGAGTATGATTTTGCCTGTGATTTTTCCGAGGGGATGGCCTTGGTCGGGATGGCAGACAGGGAGGGGCGAATCGCCTACGAGGTCATCGACAAGGAGGGACAGAACGTTTTTCCCGTGATGTTAACGAATTGTCGCTTACAGGGGGTGTTTTCTTGTGGTTTACTCGTGTACAAAGATTTGCGGCAACACTATTGTGCTTGTTTGGATAAAAAAGGGAAAACCGTGTTGTATCTTCCCGCCGAGATACAGGAAATGACCGAATTCCGTCACGATGTGGCATTCTGTTTAACTCGAAATGGAATCGGGGTGGTTGATAAGGCCGGGAAAATGATCGTTCCTGCCGACTATGATGATGGAGAATTTATAAATCCGGAACGACTGGCATTAAAGAGTAAAGAGAAATGGGCCCTGTTTGATTTTAAAGGGAACCGTGTGACTCCCTTTATCTATGATAAAATATATTCGTGGAGTCACGCGAACTGTGTTTTTGTTCATCAAGACAGCGTGGATCTCTTGATTGACGAGACTGGAAAGACCGTCAGCACGGCATATCCTTTTGAACTGGACTGGCAATCTTTGGAAACAACTTCTCCCGTTGTACAGTTTTTTTATCGTTACCCGCTCCCGGAGACGGTCGAAGTGCCGGAACCGGAAAACACGATACTGCCAGCGAAGAAACTTTCTTTGCCCCGGAAAGAAAGAATTCAGGCAATAGATACTGCCAGCCCGTTTTATCAAGAGGCGCAAAAGGTCCTGAAAAACGGATTCTCGGAGACAGATTCGGAAAATCGGAGAGTGATCCTAAACTACATGGAGCATTTCCGGATGTCGTACGAGACGAAAGATATTGATTTCTTGGAGCAACTTTTTAGCGAGAAAGCGTTAATCATTGTTGGTACCGTGGTGAAACAATTGCCACAGGAAGGCCACTATCTTCCAGCCGATCAGATCCGGTACAATATAAAAACAAAACAACAATATCTGGATCGTTTGCGTCGGATATTCAAGGCAAATAAGAAAATAGAGGTTCGTTATTCTGATTTTCTGATCCGGAGACATCCCACCCGACCGGGAATTTATGGCGTCTCCGTTCGTCAGGCTTACTCTTCGGACTTGTACTCGGACGAGGGGTATTTATTCCTGTTATGGGATTTTTCTGACGAGACGGCACCTAAAATTCACGTGCGTACGTGGCAGCCCCGGAGAATAGATGATCAGACGTTGTTGCCGGAACGGGATATTATTCACTTGGGAAGTTTTAATTTTGAATGA
- a CDS encoding RNA-binding domain-containing protein, whose translation MDSKELQQIVACGETSTVQFKEHFSNQDSIAAEMVAMSNACGGMILFGIKDKTGEITGLPYPEIQQINSMLANIATNLLRPVIYIQTETVIIDEHSVLVVRIAEGDNKPYKDLHGVIWTKQGADKRKVMENSEIIRLFQCSGMLYADEQPIPFTSEKDVNGSILDEFIRKEYGREKESFGVPYTELLQNLNILRGDKITLAGLLFFGKNPQQFRPTFMIKAVSFFGNNIAGVNYRDSKDITGTLPELFEKGMSFLKANLHSVQAGQGFNSIGQLEISEIALEELLQNALVHRDYTRNAPVRLLIFDNRVEIISPGCLPDGLTVESIKLGTAVVRNPFIASFCAKIMPYRGLGSGIIRALKEEPDLEFMNDPERMQFTSVIGRVYDDKINDTTNGSEGINDHINVDEGANDHINDHINVDEGANDHINDHINVDEGANDHINDHINVDEGINDHINGREGINEIAALILAFLEKNPGAKGGEIMLFLQKGRATIVRYLRSLKEKGLIEYRGSRKTGGYFKK comes from the coding sequence ATGGATAGCAAGGAATTACAACAGATAGTAGCATGTGGGGAAACGAGTACGGTCCAATTTAAGGAACATTTTTCTAATCAAGACAGTATTGCTGCTGAAATGGTGGCCATGTCTAATGCTTGTGGGGGAATGATTTTATTTGGAATAAAAGACAAGACGGGAGAAATCACGGGTTTGCCTTACCCGGAAATTCAGCAAATTAATTCGATGTTGGCAAATATTGCTACTAATCTGTTGCGTCCGGTTATTTACATACAAACGGAAACGGTCATTATTGACGAGCATTCCGTTCTTGTTGTTCGTATTGCAGAGGGAGATAATAAACCTTACAAGGATTTGCATGGGGTAATTTGGACGAAACAGGGGGCTGATAAGCGTAAGGTCATGGAGAATAGTGAAATCATTCGATTGTTTCAATGTTCCGGGATGCTTTATGCTGACGAGCAACCGATTCCTTTCACTTCCGAAAAAGATGTAAACGGGAGTATATTGGATGAGTTTATCCGTAAAGAATATGGACGGGAGAAAGAGTCTTTTGGTGTTCCTTATACGGAACTTTTGCAGAATCTAAATATTCTGAGAGGAGATAAGATAACTTTAGCCGGATTATTGTTTTTTGGTAAAAATCCTCAACAATTTCGTCCGACTTTTATGATAAAAGCGGTTTCTTTTTTTGGTAACAATATTGCAGGAGTTAATTATAGAGATAGTAAGGATATAACCGGGACCTTACCTGAACTATTTGAAAAAGGGATGTCTTTCTTGAAAGCAAATCTTCATAGTGTTCAAGCCGGACAAGGATTTAATTCAATCGGGCAACTTGAGATTTCGGAGATCGCGTTAGAGGAATTACTTCAGAATGCTCTTGTACATCGTGATTATACCAGAAACGCTCCGGTGCGGTTACTCATATTTGATAATCGTGTTGAAATAATCAGTCCGGGTTGTCTTCCGGATGGATTAACGGTAGAAAGTATTAAACTGGGAACCGCCGTTGTGCGTAATCCATTCATCGCTAGTTTCTGTGCTAAAATCATGCCTTATCGCGGACTTGGTTCGGGGATTATTCGAGCGTTAAAAGAAGAACCGGATTTGGAATTTATGAATGATCCCGAAAGGATGCAATTTACTTCTGTTATCGGTCGGGTTTATGATGATAAGATAAATGATACTACAAATGGTAGTGAGGGGATAAATGATCATATAAACGTTGATGAGGGTGCAAATGATCATATAAATGATCATATAAACGTTGATGAGGGTGCAAATGATCATATAAATGATCATATAAACGTTGATGAGGGTGCAAATGATCATATAAATGATCATATAAACGTTGATGAGGGGATAAATGATCATATAAATGGTCGTGAGGGAATAAATGAGATTGCAGCTTTGATTCTTGCTTTTTTAGAAAAGAATCCGGGGGCAAAAGGAGGAGAAATTATGTTATTCCTTCAAAAAGGAAGAGCAACGATCGTGCGTTATTTGAGATCATTGAAAGAGAAAGGATTAATTGAATATAGAGGTTCGCGTAAAACGGGAGGATATTTCAAAAAATAG
- a CDS encoding fimbrillin family protein, translated as MKYIKITCCVILLYILLIPCGCSETDQVQESDEMLITFDMQHPALARATTSAFEKQDQIGVYMTGHGIPLEVAGNFLNNELLTFDGTKWNPARKLYWDEGSFDVFAYYPYIPSLTGVDDLPFSVALDQSATSTDSGLDGYEASDFLWATDQNVTASDSPVSLSFKHRMSKMVVRLMKGKDYDGDIPEDAEVYIHNTVPSATIDLSVGIVTRNTHGTAQTIKAKKVDKTQYTAIVVPQRLTNQVPLVEVVMKGVSYMVESKFVFKPGIQHMLSVTISKNPEQVKIEIGGEIEDWED; from the coding sequence ATGAAATACATAAAAATAACTTGCTGTGTAATTCTTTTATACATTCTACTGATTCCATGCGGGTGTAGTGAGACCGACCAAGTGCAAGAATCGGATGAAATGTTGATCACGTTTGATATGCAACATCCGGCGTTGGCAAGGGCCACGACGAGTGCTTTTGAAAAACAGGATCAGATTGGAGTATACATGACCGGACACGGGATTCCTTTAGAGGTTGCCGGAAATTTTCTGAATAATGAGCTACTGACCTTTGACGGGACAAAGTGGAATCCCGCCAGAAAGTTATATTGGGATGAGGGTTCTTTTGATGTTTTCGCTTATTACCCGTACATTCCCTCTCTTACGGGTGTAGACGATCTGCCCTTTTCCGTGGCATTGGACCAGTCGGCTACTTCAACCGATTCCGGTTTGGATGGCTACGAGGCGAGTGATTTTCTTTGGGCCACGGATCAGAACGTCACGGCAAGCGATTCTCCGGTCTCCTTGTCATTCAAGCACCGGATGAGTAAAATGGTTGTGCGTCTGATGAAAGGTAAAGATTATGATGGTGATATTCCGGAAGATGCCGAGGTATACATCCATAATACGGTACCTTCTGCCACGATCGACTTGAGCGTGGGAATTGTTACCCGGAACACTCACGGAACAGCACAGACGATTAAGGCGAAAAAAGTTGACAAGACACAATATACGGCCATTGTGGTACCCCAACGATTAACCAATCAAGTTCCTTTAGTTGAAGTGGTGATGAAAGGAGTGTCCTACATGGTGGAAAGCAAATTTGTCTTTAAACCCGGCATCCAGCATATGTTATCCGTCACGATCTCGAAGAATCCGGAACAGGTGAAAATCGAAATCGGTGGAGAAATCGAGGATTGGGAGGATTAG
- a CDS encoding leucine-rich repeat protein, which translates to MRKIILLVAMVLSFVCWACYDNEIAGPDAGQACLISLSGEIDQVTLSRVNDGGFCHNDVMGVYIVDYEGGSPGTLLDEGNRATNLQFTFDETNYKWNSAYDVFWKDSKTPIDVYGYYPVGTPESVNAYAFEVRKDQSKLSENGEMGGYEASDFLWGKAENVAPLTPVVRLSFRHKMSNARVTLQEGKGFSEGEWTKLEKQVLVTNTKRGARVDLATGIVTVTGEVATTGTIPYKHGDEFRAIVVPQEVATGVKLFSITVDGVAYSFSKNETFTYVPSKMHNFTIRVDKKANEGKYEFVLVSESITAWEVDLASHDATAREYIVIESEAGKLKECITAAKKDFRNLQNLKITGEINALDFYFMRDSMDRLQALNLKEVKIVKGGMDDNGRPARGDVIPTHALHTKSSLQSVILPDQLQEIDYAAFCECKSLMGSLIIPEGVVKIEELAFGRCSGLRGLLTLPSTLEYIGAAAFETCAFIGELKLPDKLKYIGTQAFYSCKNFTGTLMLPESLQYIGASAFHHCSGITGSLKIPQGITEISSFAFYGGGFDGALIMHDGIIAIGERAFGLCKFKGELNLPSKIFILEDEVFINCNFSGNLKLPQNLRSIGMSVFENNVRLSGILEFPPSVTSISAGAFARCGFEEIIFPENLEYIGYIDSYPGGAFANCFNVGRIVCKGTIPADVVDSRAFEGVPKDNFTLEVPESVVEQYRAAPGWREFKRIAAHRELICRPTIVKALNGKSERKLILDAEGEWEVESKPEWCTLSAMSGNKKTELTLTLESGTSYREGEIIFRLKDYDYTTSCRVYQYGFEYADDEVLVLQNHKVGQGINLIFLGDGYDAEDISRGDYLQVMNEQMERFFAIEPYRTYRDYFDVYTAIAVSPENGIGGVNTIRDTKFGTTFTNDVGLLGEYDEIFAYVMKIPSVNESNLSQSLIVITPNTTDYGGITQMWEDGSAIAFCPLSGDNYPYDARGIVQHEAGGHGFGKLGDEYIYYNSFIDDCLCLGAFKWGKALGWYENLSLTGKMHEVPWAHFIFDDRYSDVVDIYEGGFTHTRGVFRSEQNSCMNNNIQYHSAISREAIVKRIMLYAGETYSFDEFVKNDKRGSDNLSRSTRDMDFGTKALGNQYPPVIHKGRPSILK; encoded by the coding sequence ATGAGAAAAATAATTCTTCTGGTTGCAATGGTGTTATCGTTTGTGTGTTGGGCATGTTACGATAACGAAATAGCGGGTCCTGATGCCGGTCAGGCCTGCTTAATTTCACTTTCCGGGGAGATTGATCAAGTGACTTTATCCCGGGTAAATGATGGTGGTTTTTGTCATAATGATGTGATGGGAGTTTATATCGTGGACTACGAGGGAGGCTCTCCCGGGACTTTGTTGGATGAAGGGAACCGGGCAACAAATCTTCAATTCACGTTTGATGAAACCAATTATAAATGGAATTCGGCATACGATGTGTTCTGGAAGGATAGTAAGACTCCCATTGACGTGTATGGGTATTATCCGGTAGGGACTCCGGAAAGCGTGAATGCCTATGCCTTTGAAGTTCGAAAGGACCAGTCCAAGTTATCCGAGAACGGGGAGATGGGAGGATACGAGGCGAGTGATTTTCTTTGGGGGAAAGCGGAGAACGTGGCTCCGTTGACACCTGTCGTGCGGCTCTCGTTCCGTCATAAAATGAGTAATGCCCGGGTGACATTGCAGGAGGGAAAGGGTTTTAGTGAAGGGGAATGGACCAAGTTGGAAAAACAAGTGCTGGTCACGAACACGAAACGTGGGGCGCGGGTCGATTTGGCCACGGGTATTGTAACCGTTACAGGCGAAGTGGCGACAACAGGGACGATCCCTTATAAGCATGGGGATGAATTCCGGGCGATCGTCGTGCCGCAGGAGGTGGCTACCGGAGTGAAATTATTTAGTATAACTGTTGATGGGGTTGCGTACTCGTTTTCAAAGAATGAAACGTTTACTTACGTGCCTTCTAAAATGCATAATTTCACGATTCGGGTAGATAAAAAGGCCAATGAGGGGAAATATGAGTTTGTATTGGTTAGTGAATCTATCACGGCTTGGGAAGTTGATCTGGCATCACATGATGCGACTGCTAGGGAGTATATCGTGATTGAGTCCGAGGCTGGTAAATTGAAAGAGTGTATCACGGCTGCCAAGAAAGATTTTAGGAATTTGCAGAACTTGAAAATAACGGGCGAGATTAATGCTTTGGATTTTTACTTCATGAGGGATTCAATGGATCGGTTGCAAGCGCTGAATTTGAAGGAGGTAAAGATCGTAAAAGGAGGAATGGATGATAATGGACGGCCTGCTAGAGGAGATGTAATACCTACTCATGCTTTGCACACTAAATCTTCATTACAAAGCGTGATTTTGCCAGATCAATTACAGGAAATTGATTATGCTGCTTTTTGTGAGTGTAAGTCATTGATGGGATCATTAATTATACCGGAAGGTGTTGTGAAGATTGAAGAACTTGCTTTTGGGCGGTGTTCAGGACTTCGAGGGCTTTTGACTTTACCTTCTACATTAGAGTATATCGGAGCTGCCGCCTTCGAAACATGTGCTTTTATAGGTGAATTAAAATTACCAGATAAATTAAAATATATTGGTACTCAGGCTTTTTATTCCTGTAAAAATTTTACAGGAACATTGATGCTTCCAGAAAGTCTTCAGTATATAGGTGCTTCTGCATTTCATCATTGTAGTGGAATAACAGGGAGTCTAAAAATTCCTCAAGGGATAACAGAAATCTCATCTTTTGCTTTTTATGGTGGAGGTTTTGATGGGGCATTGATAATGCATGATGGAATCATAGCAATAGGAGAAAGGGCTTTTGGTCTTTGTAAATTTAAAGGAGAATTGAATTTACCATCAAAAATATTTATACTTGAAGATGAGGTTTTTATTAATTGTAATTTTTCAGGTAATTTAAAATTACCACAAAATTTGCGAAGTATAGGTATGAGTGTTTTTGAAAACAATGTGCGATTAAGTGGTATATTAGAGTTTCCCCCGAGTGTTACAAGTATTAGCGCAGGTGCATTTGCTAGATGTGGATTTGAAGAAATTATATTTCCTGAAAATTTAGAATATATAGGATATATAGATTCCTATCCAGGAGGGGCTTTCGCTAATTGTTTCAACGTGGGGCGTATTGTTTGCAAGGGGACGATTCCTGCTGATGTGGTGGATTCTAGAGCATTTGAAGGTGTTCCGAAGGATAATTTTACGCTTGAAGTTCCCGAATCAGTCGTTGAACAATATCGTGCTGCGCCCGGGTGGCGAGAATTTAAGAGAATAGCTGCACATAGAGAATTAATATGTCGTCCGACTATTGTGAAAGCTTTGAATGGGAAGTCTGAGCGTAAATTAATTTTGGATGCAGAAGGAGAATGGGAAGTAGAAAGTAAACCGGAATGGTGTACTTTATCTGCGATGAGTGGGAATAAGAAAACGGAATTGACCCTTACGTTAGAGTCCGGTACAAGTTATCGGGAGGGGGAGATTATTTTTAGGCTAAAGGATTATGATTATACAACATCTTGTCGTGTTTATCAATATGGCTTTGAGTATGCTGATGATGAAGTGCTTGTTTTACAAAACCATAAAGTGGGACAAGGGATTAATTTAATCTTTTTAGGTGATGGTTACGATGCGGAAGATATCTCAAGAGGTGATTATTTGCAGGTAATGAATGAACAAATGGAACGTTTTTTTGCTATCGAGCCTTATCGGACGTATCGTGATTATTTCGATGTTTATACGGCTATTGCAGTTTCTCCGGAAAATGGGATAGGAGGTGTAAATACTATTCGAGATACAAAATTTGGAACAACTTTTACAAATGATGTCGGATTATTAGGTGAATACGATGAAATTTTTGCCTATGTGATGAAGATTCCTTCCGTGAATGAAAGTAATTTGAGTCAGTCGTTGATTGTAATAACTCCTAATACAACAGATTATGGGGGTATTACACAAATGTGGGAAGATGGAAGTGCAATTGCTTTTTGTCCTTTAAGTGGAGACAATTATCCTTACGATGCTAGGGGAATCGTACAACATGAGGCGGGAGGACATGGTTTTGGAAAATTGGGGGACGAATATATTTATTACAATAGTTTTATTGATGATTGTCTTTGTTTGGGTGCATTTAAGTGGGGAAAAGCATTAGGATGGTACGAGAACCTTTCTCTTACCGGGAAAATGCATGAGGTGCCTTGGGCTCATTTTATATTTGATGATCGTTATAGTGATGTGGTGGATATTTATGAAGGAGGATTTACGCATACCCGAGGTGTTTTTCGGTCGGAACAAAATAGTTGTATGAATAACAATATCCAGTATCATAGTGCCATTAGCCGGGAGGCCATCGTGAAACGTATCATGCTTTACGCCGGAGAAACGTATTCTTTCGATGAGTTTGTGAAGAATGATAAGCGGGGGTCGGATAATTTATCACGTTCCACTCGGGACATGGACTTTGGTACGAAAGCTCTTGGAAATCAATATCCACCCGTGATTCACAAGGGACGTCCTTCAATTTTGAAATGA
- a CDS encoding fimbrillin family protein: MSGRKKIGFILIALLYACSGGSGSGDPEPTPEPTPEPVRKEIKMLFGVQDIARATDATFEAGDKIGLYVVNYDGQQAGDLQNTGNHVNNMRFVYNSSWTPDQTIYWKDDETKADFYAYYPYSGSVSVSGHVFNVKADQASVDNYKASDFLWGKTSGVSPTEQAVNITLNHVFSCAQVKVEPGNGFTQAALDEAAIQVKFNHVRLAASINLATGEVEAVNEEQSIILGKNDGLYRALVVPQSISETDLLVVNVNGKDYTLKKGHTFEKNKRYTFTVKVNKTSNGINVNIGQWDDDGVDYGGVAE, from the coding sequence ATGTCAGGTAGAAAGAAGATCGGGTTTATACTAATAGCTTTGCTATATGCATGTTCTGGAGGATCCGGTAGTGGAGATCCGGAGCCAACGCCAGAGCCGACACCGGAGCCGGTACGGAAAGAAATTAAAATGCTTTTTGGCGTACAGGATATTGCAAGGGCAACAGATGCCACTTTCGAAGCTGGTGACAAGATTGGATTGTATGTTGTGAATTATGACGGGCAACAAGCTGGTGATTTGCAAAATACAGGGAATCACGTGAACAATATGCGTTTTGTTTACAATTCTTCTTGGACACCGGATCAGACCATATATTGGAAAGATGATGAAACGAAAGCGGATTTTTATGCTTACTATCCCTATTCTGGATCGGTAAGCGTGTCTGGCCATGTTTTTAACGTGAAAGCGGATCAGGCATCCGTGGATAATTACAAGGCGAGCGATTTCCTTTGGGGAAAGACCTCGGGGGTAAGCCCAACGGAACAGGCCGTTAATATCACGTTGAATCACGTTTTTAGTTGTGCGCAGGTAAAGGTGGAGCCGGGAAATGGTTTCACGCAAGCGGCATTGGATGAGGCTGCAATACAGGTAAAGTTTAATCATGTCCGGCTTGCGGCATCCATCAATCTGGCCACGGGAGAAGTTGAGGCTGTAAATGAAGAGCAAAGCATTATTTTGGGAAAGAATGACGGGTTGTACAGGGCGCTTGTTGTGCCACAAAGTATTAGTGAAACTGACTTATTGGTGGTTAACGTGAATGGAAAAGATTACACGTTGAAAAAAGGACATACTTTTGAGAAAAATAAAAGATATACTTTTACCGTGAAGGTGAATAAAACGAGTAATGGTATTAACGTCAATATCGGCCAATGGGACGATGATGGGGTGGATTATGGCGGGGTGGCAGAATAA